The nucleotide window GGGCCTGGCTGAAACCGCCGCTGCTCCAGGAATGATTCAGCGCCACGAGGTTCAGGCCTTTCCGAGTTTTGAGCGTGGTCATGTAATCCAACGCCTGCACGGTGCCGAAAGATGTGCCGTTGTTGGTGCCGAAGATTTTCCCGGAGATCAGCGTCACGTTCCAATTCACGCCCGCGACGCCGATGCCGTTGCCACCGACGGCGCCAATCGTCCCGGCCACATGGGTGCCGTGCGTGTCGGCGATGACGTCCTCGTATGAAACCATCCCGTTGTTGCCGGCGGCATTCCAGCCATGCTCATCGTCCACGTAACCGTTGCCATCGTCGTCAATGCCGTTGCCGGGAATCTCGCCGGGATTGGTCCAGACGTTCGCGGCCAGATCCGGGTGATCCACTTGGATTCCTCCATCAATGACTCCCACGCATACGTCCCGTGAACCCGTGAAGCCCAGTGCCCATGCCTTCTCCGCCTGCGTGCCGTACGAGTTGCTCGTGCCCCCCGGCCCGATCGGAAAGGGAAGATCGTCACCGTACATTCCCCAGAGCCAACCGTCGGTGTAAAACGGATCATTCGGTTCGGCTTGCGGCGTCACGACCCAGTTCGGCTCGGCGAATTCCACCCCGGGCAGATTGTTCAACAAGCGGACGGCTGCGGGCACCGCCATGGCCGTCGCGGCGTGGGTGAGGCCGATCCGGCCATGGTCTTTCATCGCCGGGGTTTGAAGATGCTGGATCAAACCCAGCCCGGCTTGCTGGAAGGCACCGGTCAATTGTTGATCGGTGACGTTCGCCTTGAATTGGACCAAGAGTTCGTCGGGCAGATACGCCGGACCACCGGGCGCGATTCCAACCGGGGGAAGCGCCTGGGCAAAGCCGGACGCGGTTGCAAACAGGAGAATCACCGCCCCGGCGGCGAGGGTGAGGAGCTGATTGGATTTGGTTTTCATGGTCGGATTGAGATTCAATTCGTTGGTTGTTCCGCTTGTGCGACCGGGCCGCATTTGCGTGTTCGAAGGAGCAATCGGGCGAGTTTCAGCGAATCTTTCAAAAATCTTTTGCCCTTCTTCGTAGCCGCGGACGTGAGTCCGCGCTGAATTCCTTGGGCACTCAGCCAAGCACATGCCAACCACCGTCACTTGGAAAGAGATCCGCGCAAGATTGGGTCCCTTGGAGGATTTGCGCCGACTCACGTCGGCGGCTACGGCGTTACTCGAACAACTGCGGCGCACGGGTGCGGAGCGAACGGCTGACTGCGGCCAGTTCGTCCGGCTTCAGCGGCAGCATTACCCCGGCAGCGTTTAGCCGGCGACCGGAAACCAGCTTCGCGTAGTCGGCGATCACGTCAGCAGTCAGATGCGATTCGGTGAGATCCCAAGCGCGGAGCAGGTGGGGATCACTGGCGGTGATCAGGCGATGGCTGCGCGTCATGAAGGCGAACCGGATGTCACCCGGGTGTTTCAGCAAGGGTGTGACGGCTTCACCGGTGGCGGCATCCCATACTCGAGCCTGCCGCTTGTCACTCCGGCCAATGATGAACCGGCCATCCGGACTCCAATGCGCGACGCGGACAGGACCTTCGGGCAGACGCAACGGAGCGAGCAGTTGCGTGGCGGTTTCCGCGTCCCACACCAAGACCTCTTCGTTGCTGCCGGCGGTGAGCAACCGGCGACCGTCCGGTGACCATTCCACCGAGTAGAGATTCCTTGTGTGTTTGATACCTGAAACAGCGACTTTTCCGCTTGGGACGTCGAGAATTGTGACCGGCCCGCCATGGTCAGCCAAGGCCAGGCGTTTGCCGTCGGGGGAGAACTCGGACTGGATGATCGAACCTGTGAGGGTGTAGGGCGCTCCGATGAGCTTCCCGGAGTCCAAGTCGAGCCATTCGAGGATATCTCCTTGGCTGATTTGCATCCCACGAGTCCAGACTCCAATTTTGGCATCGGGACTGATCGTCACCACCTGACCTTCTGACTTCGGAGCCTCTACGGTTCGGTCGAGGGTGCCGTCCGTGGTTCGCCAGAAGCGGATCACGTGGTCCGTGCCACAAGTCACGAGCTGACCGGCATCGGGCGTGAAGCGCATCCGGGCGATGCCGCCCGGGTGTTCGAGACTGAATTTCCACAACGTGCCGCCTTCCTCGCGGACGAGAATCACCGGGGCCGGAGCGTCATTCGTAAGGCTGACCGGGTTTATGGCCCAGCAGCGACCAGAGTTTCCTTCCAGGAACCCAGTAAATGAATGATAGGGATGGGGAGGTTTCAGCCGAAATAGCTCCTTCAGACTATCCGGATCCATGAGGAGCATCGTTCCGTCCTGCAATGGAACGGACACCGGACCCGGATTGCGACCACAGGCGTTGAAGCGTTCCGCCGTCCCCGTCTGGAGCGGCTCCGGCATTTGGACCCTGGCCGACTCGGTCGGAAGCGATTTCATATCCCAGACCCGTGCGTTGCCATCAGCACCAGCAGTCAGCAGGCGCTGGCCATCGGGGCTGAATTGGACTGAGTTCAGCCAGAGATTCTGCCAGATCGGATCGCGCAGCTGTTCGCCCGACTCCAAGCTCCAGACCAGGGCGGCGCCATCATCGCCGCCGCTGGCGAGGCGCTTCCCGTCCGGGCTGAAGGCCCAGCATTGCGCGTAGGTAATCTCCAATGCTGGCAGCGCTTCTCGGAATGAATCGCAATACCAGGCGCGGGTGAAATAGTCCTTGCCACCATGCATCCAGCCAAAGAACCGTCCTCCCGCCCCCGGCTCTACAAACATGACCATCTGCCCTCCGCCCTTGAGGGGGTCGCCCACCCGCCGGCCCGTCTGCACCTCCCACGCCTGGAGCTCGCACTCGCGTACGGCCTGTGAACCGCTGATCAGGTGGCGACCATCATCCGTCAGAATCGCCCGCATCACCGGCAGCCGATGTTCCAGCGGTGAACCGACCGGTTCCCCGGAAGGCAGTCGCCAGAGGCGGACGGTCTTATCCGCGCTGGCCGATGCCAGCAGGCTTCCGTCCGCACTGAACGACAGGAACCACACCTCTTGCTGGTGCCCTCGAAGTTCGGTCACCAGATGGCCGTCGCGGAGATCGAGCAACCGGACCACCGAGCCGCGCTGGGAAACCGCCAGCCACCGCTCGTCCGGACTAAAGGTGGACCACAGCAGGTTGGTGGACATGCCGGGCCACACCTCGGCGGACGAGAATACTTCGCGACCTGATTTCGCATCCAGGACGGCGAAGAAGTTCGACATCCGACCGGGGCCGTCGAATGGCAAATGTTGCGGCGATGAACAGGCGAACAGGCGTTCACCATCCCTGCTGAAGCGGACGTAACCCATGAAGCTCCCCATCGCTTTCGGCCCCCAGAGCCGCCCACCCGAACCCGCATCGCAGACGGTCAGTTTGCCGTCGTAGGTGCCGTTGGCAATGAACCGGCCATCCGGGCTGAAGGCGCTGGACATCACGCCGGAGTCATGGGGCAGTACTTGGAGCAGGTGCGGCATCTGATTCAGGGTTTGTTGGATGCGGATCCGGTGGATGGATTCCTCGGCAGGCTGGTTGGTGACGAGCGGCAGCGCATCGGCAAACCACAACAACGCGCCTGCGGGATCGCCTTCGTCGAGCAAACGCACGCCGTTGGCCACACGCAAGCGGACGATGCGTGTGCGGTTTTCATCACCGAGCTTCGTGAGGTTTTTGGCCAGCTTGGTTTTCTCGGCGGCAAGGTTGCGCACGACGCGGGTTTGTTTCGCCTGCCACCACCAACCGAGGGCGATGACGACCGCGAGCGCGGTTACGACGGCGCCGGCGCGTTGGACGAAACGCAGTTGACCAGCGAGCTTCCTTTGGCGGCGCACGGAGCCGCCGCTTTGGAGCAGCGCGAGGTCGGCGTTCATTTCCTCGGCGGACTGGTAGCGCTCTTGCACATTCGCCGCGCAGGCTTTGAGCAGAATGGCGTTGAATTCGAGCAGTTGCGCGCTGTCGGGCGCGTCAATGATCTGGGTGAACGGCTCTGGGAAATCCTTCCGGTCCTTTCCCATACCGGCTTCGTAAAGAACTTTGCCCAGGCTGTAGAGGTCGGCCTGCGGCGAGTTCGGTCCTTCGGGCGGGATGAAGCCTTCGGTGCCGACGTAGGAGCGCGCCTCGGCGGTTTCAATGACGAGGCCGATGTCGGCCAGCTTGGGCACGCCACCGACGAAGATAATGTTCGAGGGTTTGATGTCGCGGTGGATCAGGCCGGCGCGGTGCAGGTGAGCGAGACCGAGGTTGAGCGTGAGGCCGAGTTCAAGGCATTCGCCGAGCGGCAGGCGGCCACGCTGGAGCAGGACTTTGGAGAGGGTCTTGGGGATGTAGGTTGAGGGTTGAAAGTTAAGGGTTGAGAGTTTGTCCGCGTCTTTCGCTTCACCCTCAACTCTCAACTCTGAGCTCTCAACCTGCGGCTCCGCCGCATCATCCGCCAGTTCCATGACGTAGTAGAAATAGCCCTCGGCGTCGTTGCGACCGATCTGGAGGATGTCAATGAAGGCTTCGTTGCCGCGCGAGAGCGGCTCAAATTTCTGGATGCCGTGGAACTCGCGTTCGTAGGGGCGGGCGTCGGTGAAGCGATCGCGGAACACGACCTTCACCGCGCGCCAGGTACCGACGGTGGTGCGGGCAAGCCACACGTCGCCGTAACTCCCGCCGCCGATGCGCCGGATCAGTTCGTGGTCGGGCACAGCCGGCATCACCGGCGCCATCCAGGACGGCGCGCTGGTGGCGTCGGTGGCTTTGGGTTGAGGCTCAGGCGGCATGGGAGGTCAGCGGCGGTTCACCGGGCGAGCGTTTTGGAGCGCGACTGACTTGCGCCGTTTTCCGAAAGCGCCGCAGGGGCGGCGCACTCCAAGACCTCGCTGCGGTTCGGAGGCACACGGCAAACGCGCCAGCGTCTTGGACTGCGGGAGCCCTGTCCCGCTTTCCGAAACGTGACGCCAGTAAGAGCGACAACTATTCATCGCACACTCTCCATCCTGCCCCATGCAATCCGGCGTAGGAGCCGGCGCTCAAGCCGGCGCGTGCCGGTGCGGGGTGCCGGTTGATATTTGGCAAAGCGCAACGGACGCAGCCGGCGCAGATATTCACGGAGTTTGTTGAGCCAGTTCAAAGTGGTTTCTCCTTCAGTCGTTCGACCTCGCGTTTCACCTCCTTCGCCAGTCGGTGGCGGACGAGATAAACCTGCCCGATGCTCACCTGAAGCATCCGGGCGACTTCGCTCGGTTTGAGTCCCTTCACCGCGCTGAGGTGGAAGATTTGGTAGTGTTCAGCCTTCACGCGAACTTTCACCCTCTCCATGGCGGCGTCCACGAGGTTGCGTTCCCATTCCTCGTCCCAGGCGGCGTCCTGCTGGACGCTGGCGGAGGGATCGGGCACACGTTCGACGGTGGCCGTTCGCCGGGAATCCGCGTCGCCGGCCGGCGCCTGCTGAAAGGCTGGTTGGCGGCGGCGAAGCTCATCCATGATTCGCAGCCGGGTCACGTGCATAAGCCAGCCCTTGAAGGAGCACCGGGCCGGGTCGTACGCGAAGTCCGGCATTTTCTTCGCAACCGACAGAACGGTTTCCTGAACAACATCTTCCGCCTCGGAATCGCTGAGGCCCGATTTGATGGCGACGCCGTAGATGAATTTCCAGTAGGTGTTGAAGAACTCCCTCCAGCTCGCCTGGTCTTCCCAATCGCGAAGCCGATCGAGCAGGCTGCGGCGGGTGGGCAGCAGCACCTCCCGGTTTGGAGAAAGGTCAGAACGTGACGACATGGCAATAAGAGATCGTGAGAGTTTCCGGAAATCTTTCAAGAATGTTTGGAAGCGAAGGGGAGTGCGGGCGCCATGTCTGGCCATCCACCTTTACTCGCCCGGCGCCGGCCTGTGTGCGGCATTACGCGCGTTAAGTTGTCGTGCAGTATGTTCCTCAGCCCACTGCTGGACCGGCTGAACTGAAAGATAGCGTCGATGGTTTGCGGGAAGGAGACGTGTTCCAAGGCCGGGCTGAAGTCGGAGTTAAATTCGTGGATAACAAGTGCGGGTGCCACATGGGGTACACCTTATGCCGAAAATTCCCGGAGTCCTCATTCAATCAGTGCAAACCGGTTGACCGCGCATCTGGTCGTCCGAAGCAAGCAAAGGTTGCAACCTGCGTCTGCCGCCGGACATTTTTTCGTCAAGGAGATATTTGAATCGGTCGAGCGGGTTGTTTTAGGTGTTAGAGAAACTGCCCTCCGGTGTAGGTCGTCGAATAGCGGTGGCACTTGTTCATCGTGCCTGCGCATTGGGGAGTCGCGTTGCGAGCCGGCGTCGGTCCAACGGCCTTACCCAAGCGAGATGGAACGCGAGCGGGCGGTGTCTGGAAATATGCTTGCCTGAACCGGCTGTACTCGTTAAGCGAGACTGCGTACGGCAAAACTTGGGTTGGTTATGAACCACGAGCAATGGAAACTTTGGAAGCCGCCCACCAAAGCGACGAGAGAGTCGCTGCTCCGCCGTTACGGCGTTGCCATGGTGCTGCCGCTGATCGCTGCGTTGGTCGTTTACCTGCGATCGGCGCTGACCGAGACGCCATTTTTTGTTTTCCTCGGCGTGATTGTGCTCAGCGCCGCCAATGGCGGTCTCGCCCCGGCCTTCGTTTCCACGGCCCTGTCCTCGCTGCTGATTCGCCTGCTGTTCATCCATCCCGTGGCCAAGCTTCATTACGGCGGCGATTTCGAAGGGATGGAGCAGATGGTGGGGTTCGTACTGGTGGCCATACTGGTCAGTTCCTTCGTCGCCGGTCTTCGCCGCGAGCGAAATCATTTGCTCGACAGTGAAGAGCGTTACCGGTTGCTTGCCGAAACCGCCTCCGACGCCATCATCGTGATCGACGAGCAGGGCGAAATCCTTTACGTCAATCCCGTCGCCGAAAAAATCTTTGGCGGCCAGGCCAGCCAGTTGCTCGGCCAAAACCTGAATCTCCTCCTGCCGGGCGACGGTTTCCGCGAGCAACTCACGAACCTGAAGCGCAGCCTCGACACCCGCAAGAAAGCGGTAGCCGTCCAACTGCCGGCTCGTCACCAAAGCGGCGAACATCTCCTGGTCGAAATGACCCTCGGCACAACCAGCCACCGCGGCAAAAATATCTTCACCGCAATCATCCGCGACCTCACCAGCCACAACCGCTGAGCCGGCAGATAAATTTCCAGTGGCCTTTCCGGTTTCCTTCTGCTAACTCAAAGCCATGAACAAGCGCCACCAATTCACCCGCCGCAGCTTTCTCAAAACTTCCATCGCCTCCTTCACGACGCTGACCGTCCTTCCGCGCTACGTTCTGGGCGGTCCAGGATTCACTCCGCCCAGTGAAGTGCTGACCCGCGCGGTCATCGGCACCGGCGGCATGGGCATGGGCCACGTCAAGTCCATCAACACCGCCTGCAAACTGCTCGCCGTTTGCGACGTGGACGAAAAACATCTTCAAACTGCGCTTACGGCGGCAGGCCCTGACGTGAAGGGTTACAAGGATTTCCGCGAGGTCCTTGCCCGCAAGGACATCGACATCGTTCACATTCCGACCCCGCCGCACTGGCACGCGCTGATTTCCATCGCCGCCGCCAAAGCCGGAAAGGACATCTGGTGCGAGAAGCCCATGAGCCGGACCATCGCCGAAGGTGAAGCCGTGAAGGCGGCGATCGCCAAGTACAAACGCATTTTCCGGCTCAATACGTGGTTCCGATTTGAAGGCAACTTCTACGGCATGGGCATTCCAGTCAAACCGATCAAGAAGTTGGTGCTCGCGGGACTTCTGGGTTGGCCGCTCAAAGTCACGGTGGGTGGTCCGACCGGTTTCGATTGGAAACAGAATCAATGGTGCGGTCGCACCGATCTTACTCCGCAACCGGTGCCGCCCGAGCTCGATTACGATTTCTGGCTCGGCCCGGCCCCCAAGAAACCCTATCATCCGCACCGCGTCCACCAGACCTTCCGTGGCTATTGGGATTACGACGGCGGCGGGCTGGGCGACATGGGTCAGCATTACCTCGACCCGATCCAATACATCCTTGGCAAGGATGACGAGAGTCCGGTGAAAGTCGAAGCTGATACCGGTCCGCAAGACGCCGACGCCGTTCTTCCCTGGCGCAAGATTTCGCTGAAGTATGCCGACGGCTGTGAAATT belongs to Verrucomicrobiota bacterium and includes:
- a CDS encoding sigma-70 family RNA polymerase sigma factor, whose amino-acid sequence is MSSRSDLSPNREVLLPTRRSLLDRLRDWEDQASWREFFNTYWKFIYGVAIKSGLSDSEAEDVVQETVLSVAKKMPDFAYDPARCSFKGWLMHVTRLRIMDELRRRQPAFQQAPAGDADSRRTATVERVPDPSASVQQDAAWDEEWERNLVDAAMERVKVRVKAEHYQIFHLSAVKGLKPSEVARMLQVSIGQVYLVRHRLAKEVKREVERLKEKPL
- a CDS encoding PAS domain S-box protein, with product MNHEQWKLWKPPTKATRESLLRRYGVAMVLPLIAALVVYLRSALTETPFFVFLGVIVLSAANGGLAPAFVSTALSSLLIRLLFIHPVAKLHYGGDFEGMEQMVGFVLVAILVSSFVAGLRRERNHLLDSEERYRLLAETASDAIIVIDEQGEILYVNPVAEKIFGGQASQLLGQNLNLLLPGDGFREQLTNLKRSLDTRKKAVAVQLPARHQSGEHLLVEMTLGTTSHRGKNIFTAIIRDLTSHNR
- a CDS encoding Gfo/Idh/MocA family oxidoreductase codes for the protein MNKRHQFTRRSFLKTSIASFTTLTVLPRYVLGGPGFTPPSEVLTRAVIGTGGMGMGHVKSINTACKLLAVCDVDEKHLQTALTAAGPDVKGYKDFREVLARKDIDIVHIPTPPHWHALISIAAAKAGKDIWCEKPMSRTIAEGEAVKAAIAKYKRIFRLNTWFRFEGNFYGMGIPVKPIKKLVLAGLLGWPLKVTVGGPTGFDWKQNQWCGRTDLTPQPVPPELDYDFWLGPAPKKPYHPHRVHQTFRGYWDYDGGGLGDMGQHYLDPIQYILGKDDESPVKVEADTGPQDADAVLPWRKISLKYADGCEILLDGENKETSAAFIAGPKGKLSKDFESDIPDLATKLRELPDPEPQLTDFVQAVKTRKKFALNEINGHRSCTLINLAKIAVETGRPLRFNSKTQRFIEDAKANAYIQQPMRSPWKIKV